A window of Myxococcales bacterium contains these coding sequences:
- a CDS encoding cation diffusion facilitator family transporter: MSEKESEKGEEHGTAHIVQSLAVNLLIAAIKAVAAFFTKSGAMLAEALHSFSDCGNQILLLVGVRQARRPPDASHPLGYGRALYFWSFMVAMMLFTGGGLFSIYEGYEKLHAPEPVERVWLGLLILTVSLVLEGGATLSNIKELKKRAGKKPFFQYLK, from the coding sequence ATGAGCGAGAAAGAGTCCGAGAAGGGCGAAGAGCACGGCACGGCGCACATCGTCCAGTCGCTCGCGGTCAACCTGCTCATCGCGGCCATCAAGGCCGTAGCGGCGTTCTTCACCAAGTCGGGCGCCATGCTCGCCGAGGCGCTCCACTCGTTCTCCGACTGCGGCAACCAAATCTTGCTCCTCGTCGGCGTGCGGCAGGCGCGGCGTCCGCCCGACGCGAGCCACCCGCTCGGCTATGGGCGCGCGCTCTACTTCTGGTCGTTCATGGTCGCGATGATGCTCTTCACGGGCGGCGGGCTCTTCTCGATCTACGAGGGCTACGAGAAGCTCCACGCCCCCGAGCCGGTCGAGCGGGTGTGGCTCGGCCTCCTCATCCTCACGGTCTCGCTCGTGCTCGAAGGCGGGGCGACCCTGTCGAACATCAAAGAGCTGAAGAAGCGCGCCGGAAAGAAGCCCTTCTTCCAGTACCTGAAGTAG